ACGGAGGGAGGAATGTCCCATGGCTTTGGAGACGGCGCAGGCGGGGACCCTGGAGTCCTCGGACTGCCTGGTGACGGTGGGTCCCGCGGAGGGACGCATCCTGGACGTGCGGGGGGGCAACGCCAAGCTCTTCGCGGAGCGCACCCGGCGGGTGGTGGACGAGGTCCTGAAGAGGTACGGC
The sequence above is drawn from the Aminomonas paucivorans DSM 12260 genome and encodes:
- the citD gene encoding citrate lyase acyl carrier protein, producing MALETAQAGTLESSDCLVTVGPAEGRILDVRGGNAKLFAERTRRVVDEVLKRYGLRDVRVQIQDQGALEATLTARVETALDRALGKEGGR